The genomic DNA ATCGTGTGTCCTTTTCCTGTCACTTTTATCAGCAGCGATCTTCCGCTCGTCCTTTCGGTCCGGTGACTGCTTGTTCGCGAGGTCATCAGAAAACGTGGTCGACTTGCCGTGACTGCCCACTGGGCGGCTGTGCTCCTTGGGCAATCGCACAGGCTCTCTATTCGCGTTATCTCTCCTCCTACCAACTAGGGTGCTGAGGAGCGTGTTCTTGAGGAAATTCTTGTTGGTCGGATGGATGCGGGGCTTTTGCCAACCGTAGGCGCCGTGGTCCTTCGCCCGCTCGGCGCCGCGTTTCGTTTCACGCAGTATCTCCTCCCTGGCGAGACGCTCAAGCTCTTCGTCGGTGAGCGACATGGAGCAACATAAGCGTACGGCTAGCAGCAGCAGAAGTTTAACAGGTGGCGACAATCAACAGGTGCGATTTCAAAAGCGGCGCATCGGGTTTCGGCGAACGCCAGCGCAGCCCGACGAAGCGCAGGAGCTGCGCTCTTCCTTGTAGCGACCTTTGCGAAAGTTGGTTTCAGTGACCAGAAGCTCACACATCTGAGAGAACAAGCCTTCCACGTTCAGCATCCTACTGTTAATCTACCGCAAGTGTAACCGCACAACACAACAAACTTGTATCGAAGCACCATACCTCGAAGCGGCCATACTGATACAAAACCTGGCCGTCCACGAAAAGCGAAAGGTAGCGCAAGTTTCGAATCAGTTTTGTTTTGGTTTCGAACGTTTTGAACCACCGTTTATAAAGGGTCTACAAACGGTGTTTTGAACATCATCCATGGCCATGGTTCCGAACATAAAAACTCTAAGGCATTAGCGAATGGTGCACGCACGCTTGAGTTttgattaggggacgcaagcggcttgcgtacgcaagaacgagcggccacggtactgcgcatccGTGACCGCGTCTCAAAGCGGTCGCGCATTGTAGTTAGGAAAAttgagcggaaaaaaaaaaaaagactcagtgccctttcactctgtgaagaaggatgacgagCAAAGCTGTGTATGCGTATCGGCCCAGCATTGCAGTATATTCGgtatcggcgcacgtatggggtgtgctcaacgcctgcttcacctccgccgagggtcgaCCCGGGATTTgacaaccttcgggatcggcccacgtatagggatatgcttaacgcctgcttcacctgcgccgtgggtcggcctggcattgcaccatcttcgtgatcggtccacgtatatagggagtgtttaacgcctgcttcacctgcgccgtgggtcggcgctgcattgcaccatctttgggatcggcccacgtataggacGTGTTTAACGCCTGCGCCGTGGGTcgccccggcattgcaccatctttgggatcggcccacgtatagggatgtgcttaacgcctgcttcacctgcgccgtgggtcggcctggcattgcaccatcttcgtgaacggtccacgtatagggagtgtttaacgtctgcttcacctacgccgttGGTCgcgacc from Dermacentor albipictus isolate Rhodes 1998 colony chromosome 7, USDA_Dalb.pri_finalv2, whole genome shotgun sequence includes the following:
- the LOC135919747 gene encoding protein POLR1D-like; amino-acid sequence: MSLTDEELERLAREEILRETKRGAERAKDHGAYGWQKPRIHPTNKNFLKNTLLSTLVGRRRDNANREPVRLPKEHSRPVGSHGKSTTFSDDLANKQSPDRKDERKIAADKSDRKRTHDGVRKKKQ